A window of Chitinophagales bacterium contains these coding sequences:
- a CDS encoding carbonic anhydrase (macrophage inducible 5; Mig-5), which yields MRKHSKEYLANLTPEKCFEILVEGNQRFVSNLNNDHDHLEMINETREGQYPFAVVLSCMDSRTSVELIFDQGLGDLFSIRVAGNIVNEDILASLEYAVKYVGSKVLMVLGHTECGAIRSAQAGVKDGHITGLLKRIEPSISKALLSGEKNGYLFKDKVAYTNVENSLEEILTGSQIIRGMFEKGEIGIIGGVYNVDNGKVDFFKNLTGSKTSDLATMKAHAV from the coding sequence ATGAGAAAGCATTCAAAAGAATACCTGGCCAACCTGACACCTGAGAAATGTTTTGAGATCCTGGTAGAGGGTAACCAGCGTTTTGTAAGTAACCTGAACAATGACCATGATCATTTGGAAATGATCAATGAAACCCGGGAAGGACAGTATCCTTTTGCCGTGGTATTGAGTTGCATGGATTCCCGCACTTCGGTGGAATTGATCTTTGACCAGGGACTGGGCGACCTGTTTAGCATTCGTGTGGCAGGAAATATTGTGAATGAGGATATCCTCGCCAGCCTGGAATATGCCGTCAAATATGTAGGGAGCAAGGTGTTGATGGTGTTGGGACATACCGAATGTGGGGCCATTCGCAGTGCACAGGCGGGAGTAAAAGATGGTCATATCACCGGTTTGCTGAAAAGGATCGAGCCTTCGATCAGCAAAGCCCTCCTGTCGGGTGAAAAGAATGGTTATCTGTTTAAGGACAAAGTGGCCTACACCAATGTAGAGAACAGCCTGGAAGAGATACTGACCGGTAGTCAGATCATTCGCGGCATGTTTGAGAAAGGCGAAATTGGCATCATCGGTGGTGTGTACAATGTGGACAATGGGAAAGTAGATTTCTTTAAAAATCTGACTGGTTCAAAAACCAGTGATTTGGCCACAATGAAAGCGCATGCTGTTTAA
- a CDS encoding carbonic anhydrase, which translates to MKSYEVLLNDNKAWAKKKKEVDPAFFEKLMHVQTPEFLWIGCSDSRVPPDMITQTDPGEIFIHRNVANLVVNTDVNLMAVLDFAVNHLKVKHIVVCGHYGCGGIKAAMSNNDFNLVLNMWLRNIKDIYRYHRDELEAIEDKEKRVDRLVELNIREQVFNLAKTAIIQNAWKNDNQPDLHGWVYDLQDGIIKPIAELKAGTDIDPLYEFHSH; encoded by the coding sequence ATGAAATCCTACGAGGTTCTTCTTAACGATAATAAAGCCTGGGCCAAAAAAAAGAAAGAGGTCGATCCGGCCTTTTTCGAAAAGCTCATGCATGTGCAAACGCCGGAGTTCCTTTGGATCGGATGCAGTGACAGCCGTGTGCCTCCCGACATGATCACCCAGACCGATCCGGGGGAGATCTTCATCCATCGTAATGTGGCCAACCTGGTGGTCAATACCGATGTCAACCTGATGGCGGTACTTGATTTCGCCGTCAATCATTTAAAAGTAAAACACATTGTGGTCTGTGGACACTATGGTTGCGGGGGCATCAAAGCCGCTATGTCGAACAATGATTTCAACCTGGTGCTGAATATGTGGTTGCGGAATATCAAAGATATTTACCGGTATCACCGCGATGAACTCGAAGCCATCGAAGACAAGGAAAAAAGGGTCGACCGACTCGTTGAACTCAATATCCGCGAGCAGGTATTTAATCTCGCCAAGACCGCTATCATACAAAATGCCTGGAAAAATGATAATCAACCCGATCTCCATGGATGGGTATATGACCTTCAGGACGGGATCATCAAACCCATTGCCGAATTAAAAGCCGGAACTGATATTGATCCCCTATATGAGTTTCATTCGCACTAA
- the gldA gene encoding gliding motility-associated ABC transporter ATP-binding subunit GldA, with product MSIQVQNLLKTYGTQKAVDAISFEVNKGEIVGFLGPNGAGKSTTMKIITGYLQADGGKARVCGVDVADNPLATKKKIGYLPELNALYYEMYVREYLGFIAEIHQVKEARKRIEEVIDLVGLRLESAKKIGQLSKGYKQRVGLAAALVHDPEVLILDEPTTGLDPNQIVEIREVIRKQGQDKTVLFSSHILQEVEAICTRVIIINKGKLVANDSLANLRKQSDGHVVKVGFQETIDMELLQKLPAAGEVTRQGTNEWQLATTDPEGLRKQILDLALQHNLNVVSLQSQNQSLEEVFRALTKG from the coding sequence ATGTCGATTCAAGTCCAAAACCTTCTCAAAACCTACGGCACACAAAAGGCGGTTGACGCCATTTCCTTCGAAGTCAATAAAGGAGAAATCGTCGGGTTTCTTGGCCCAAATGGTGCTGGGAAATCCACCACCATGAAGATCATCACCGGCTATCTGCAGGCCGATGGTGGAAAAGCCCGGGTTTGCGGAGTTGATGTGGCCGATAACCCCCTTGCCACAAAGAAAAAGATCGGCTACCTGCCCGAGCTGAACGCCCTCTACTATGAAATGTATGTGCGCGAATACCTGGGCTTTATTGCAGAGATACACCAGGTAAAAGAAGCCAGGAAAAGAATCGAGGAAGTGATCGACCTGGTAGGACTGCGGTTGGAATCGGCGAAAAAAATCGGACAATTATCAAAGGGGTATAAGCAACGTGTTGGGTTGGCCGCTGCCCTTGTGCATGACCCGGAGGTACTGATATTGGATGAACCAACGACCGGGCTTGACCCCAACCAGATCGTGGAGATCCGCGAAGTGATCCGCAAACAGGGACAGGATAAGACTGTTTTATTTTCTTCCCATATCCTGCAGGAAGTAGAAGCCATTTGTACCCGGGTCATCATCATCAACAAAGGAAAACTGGTAGCCAATGATAGTTTGGCCAATTTGCGCAAGCAATCGGATGGCCATGTCGTAAAAGTGGGATTTCAGGAAACGATCGACATGGAGTTATTGCAAAAACTCCCGGCTGCAGGTGAGGTAACCCGGCAAGGCACAAACGAGTGGCAGTTAGCGACCACCGACCCGGAGGGATTACGGAAACAAATCCTTGATCTCGCTTTGCAGCATAATCTCAACGTCGTTTCTTTGCAAAGCCAAAACCAGAGTTTGGAAGAAGTGTTTAGGGCGTTGACGAAGGGTTAA
- a CDS encoding DUF1800 domain-containing protein — MDRRAFLTAARKKVSAKKEPVRSYDERVDSDLTPYAGTWTRQEVAHLLKRTMFGATKADIDHFLTLTPSQAIDELLNNVPVVSPPVRDYGLIADDDGVMHDDAGVPQGQTWVNDFNTTSFSEIRGSINRLRVESLRKWWSGLIINQNRSIWEKMVLFWHHHFSVQVEEVDNATMMWRHHNLLRSNALGNVKQLVKDVTIDPAMLIHLNGYLNTRLAPDENYARELQELFSVGKGPGSEYTENDVIAAARVLTGWRINSNTYTSYLDASSHDTGTKSFSAFYNNTTISNSGETEVDALVDMIFNTTESARFICRKLYTWFVYYQIDEQTETDVIEPLAQLLISSNYEVKPVLSALLRSEHFFDPLNQACYIKSPLDMIAGTLREFSVPFPVYTNYATGYPLFYSIYQRAAEMQQTLFQPPDVSGWQAYYQDPMYYEIWVNSNSLPKRADFTDALVADDVIDCRAFAAYSSNPADPNQLIDDITALLLRYPLSANSKTYVKNNFLINNSGNDATWTNAWNSNNNAVINPALKDMFRFLMNLPEFHLI, encoded by the coding sequence ATGGACAGAAGAGCATTTCTCACCGCCGCACGCAAAAAGGTAAGTGCCAAAAAAGAACCGGTCCGTTCATACGATGAACGTGTGGATAGTGACCTGACGCCTTATGCGGGTACCTGGACAAGACAGGAAGTGGCCCACCTGCTTAAACGCACCATGTTTGGTGCGACCAAAGCGGATATCGACCATTTCCTGACGCTTACGCCCAGTCAGGCCATCGATGAGCTGCTGAATAATGTCCCGGTGGTATCCCCTCCCGTGCGTGATTATGGATTGATTGCCGATGACGACGGTGTAATGCATGATGATGCAGGTGTGCCTCAGGGCCAAACCTGGGTAAATGATTTCAATACCACAAGTTTTTCTGAGATACGTGGTTCGATCAACCGCCTCCGTGTGGAAAGCCTGCGCAAATGGTGGTCGGGTCTTATCATTAACCAGAACAGAAGTATCTGGGAAAAAATGGTCCTCTTCTGGCATCACCATTTCTCGGTGCAGGTAGAGGAAGTAGACAATGCCACCATGATGTGGAGACATCACAACCTGCTTCGGAGCAATGCCCTGGGCAATGTAAAACAATTGGTGAAGGATGTGACCATTGACCCGGCCATGTTGATCCACCTGAATGGTTACCTCAATACCCGTCTCGCCCCCGATGAGAACTATGCGCGCGAATTACAGGAGCTCTTTAGTGTTGGAAAAGGGCCCGGTTCGGAATATACTGAGAACGATGTGATCGCCGCAGCCCGGGTGCTGACCGGATGGCGGATCAATAGCAATACATATACCTCATATCTGGATGCCAGCAGCCATGATACAGGCACCAAGTCCTTCTCCGCCTTTTACAATAACACTACAATTTCAAATAGTGGCGAAACAGAAGTGGACGCGCTGGTGGATATGATCTTCAATACAACCGAATCGGCGCGTTTTATTTGCCGTAAACTTTATACCTGGTTTGTATACTACCAGATCGATGAGCAGACCGAAACGGATGTGATCGAGCCACTGGCCCAATTACTGATCTCCAGCAATTATGAGGTAAAACCTGTTTTATCTGCCCTGTTGAGGAGCGAACATTTCTTTGATCCCCTCAACCAGGCTTGTTATATCAAAAGCCCGCTGGACATGATCGCCGGTACGCTACGTGAATTCAGCGTGCCCTTCCCGGTATATACCAATTACGCAACAGGCTATCCCCTGTTCTACTCGATCTATCAACGTGCCGCTGAAATGCAGCAGACCTTGTTTCAACCACCGGATGTTTCGGGTTGGCAGGCCTATTACCAGGATCCCATGTATTACGAGATCTGGGTGAACAGTAACTCGCTGCCCAAACGGGCCGACTTTACCGATGCCCTGGTAGCGGATGATGTGATCGATTGCCGGGCATTTGCGGCTTACTCTTCGAACCCCGCCGATCCCAATCAATTGATCGATGATATCACTGCCTTGTTATTACGGTATCCCTTATCGGCCAATTCAAAAACCTATGTAAAGAATAATTTTCTGATCAATAATTCAGGCAATGATGCTACCTGGACCAATGCCTGGAACAGCAATAATAACGCGGTCATCAATCCGGCATTAAAAGATATGTTCCGTTTCCTGATGAACCTGCCTGAATTTCATTTAATCTGA
- a CDS encoding septum formation initiator family protein yields MKLLSRLPSWLRNKYFIATAVLAATLLFFDKNDLFTQRSRTRELQMLEKSKAHYQSEIAKEQKELELLKNDSTTVERYAREKYLMKKDNEDVYVVPEKAKNE; encoded by the coding sequence ATGAAGCTCCTATCCCGCCTGCCATCCTGGCTCCGCAATAAATACTTTATCGCCACGGCGGTATTGGCTGCTACGCTGTTGTTTTTTGATAAAAACGACCTGTTCACCCAACGCAGCCGCACCCGGGAGCTTCAAATGCTCGAAAAATCAAAGGCTCACTACCAGTCCGAAATCGCCAAAGAGCAAAAAGAACTCGAACTGCTCAAAAATGATTCCACTACCGTTGAACGCTATGCCCGGGAAAAATACCTGATGAAGAAAGACAATGAGGATGTTTATGTGGTACCCGAGAAGGCTAAAAACGAATAG
- the nhaD gene encoding sodium:proton antiporter NhaD: protein MAMLITVLFILGYAAIVLEHNIHINKAASALVTAVVCWAVFALATEDKERVAESLTEHLGDVSGILFFLLGAMVIVELIDAHDGFELITERISTTNKRKLVWVVGLFAFFLSAVLDNLTTTIVMVSLLRKIIPGHRDRLLFAGLTVIAANAGGAWSPIGDVTTTMLWIGGQISAGNIIIKTIIPSLISFVVPALVISARMKGKLELPPKKPLPAGSTALQRNGVFFLGVAVLLFVPVFKTITHLPPFMGILFGLGLMWIVTEMIHSGKDEADKDVLSVNYALRKVDSPSILFFLGILLAVATLQSTGVLQQTAAWMDEKVGDIRIITLMIGLLSAIVDNVPLVAAAQGMYGLEQFPKDHFFWEFLAYCAGTGGSCLIIGSAAGVAAMGMEKIDFFWYLRNISWLALIGYLAGAAAFLLQASLT from the coding sequence ATGGCTATGCTGATCACGGTTTTGTTTATCCTGGGCTATGCGGCGATCGTTTTAGAACACAATATCCATATTAACAAGGCCGCATCTGCGCTGGTGACTGCCGTTGTATGCTGGGCTGTTTTTGCCCTGGCTACTGAAGATAAGGAAAGGGTGGCAGAAAGTTTGACCGAACACTTGGGAGATGTGTCAGGTATCCTGTTTTTCCTGTTGGGTGCTATGGTGATCGTGGAGCTGATCGATGCACATGATGGGTTTGAGCTGATCACCGAACGGATCAGCACAACCAATAAACGAAAATTGGTATGGGTAGTTGGCTTGTTTGCCTTTTTTCTCTCGGCAGTACTGGACAACCTGACCACTACCATCGTGATGGTTTCTTTGCTTCGTAAAATTATACCCGGGCATCGTGACCGCTTGTTATTTGCCGGGCTTACGGTAATTGCCGCCAATGCGGGAGGTGCCTGGTCGCCCATCGGGGATGTGACCACCACCATGTTGTGGATCGGTGGACAGATCAGTGCAGGTAATATCATTATTAAAACCATCATACCCAGCCTGATCAGTTTTGTGGTACCCGCTCTGGTCATTAGCGCGCGTATGAAAGGGAAACTGGAATTGCCCCCTAAGAAACCGTTACCTGCCGGCTCAACGGCGCTGCAACGGAACGGAGTATTCTTTTTAGGTGTAGCTGTTTTGCTTTTTGTTCCTGTGTTCAAAACGATCACCCATTTGCCTCCTTTTATGGGCATATTATTCGGACTTGGTTTGATGTGGATCGTGACCGAAATGATCCATAGTGGAAAAGATGAGGCGGATAAAGATGTGCTTTCTGTTAACTATGCCCTGCGCAAAGTGGATTCACCCAGTATTCTTTTCTTCCTTGGAATTTTATTGGCGGTGGCTACCCTGCAATCTACCGGTGTGCTGCAGCAAACTGCCGCCTGGATGGATGAAAAGGTGGGGGATATACGAATTATCACGTTGATGATCGGGCTGTTATCAGCCATCGTAGACAATGTACCTCTGGTGGCTGCGGCCCAGGGCATGTATGGGTTGGAGCAATTTCCGAAGGACCATTTCTTTTGGGAATTCCTGGCCTATTGTGCAGGAACAGGGGGAAGTTGCCTCATCATCGGCTCCGCAGCTGGTGTGGCCGCCATGGGAATGGAAAAAATCGACTTCTTCTGGTATTTACGAAATATCAGCTGGCTGGCGCTGATCGGTTATTTGGCAGGAGCGGCAGCCTTCTTGTTGCAGGCGTCTTTAACCTGA
- the eno gene encoding phosphopyruvate hydratase: MSYISEIFARQILDSRGNPTVEVDVITDEGALGRAAVPSGASTGIHEAVELRDNDKKKYVGKGVIKAVKNVNDTIAPALLGYDVADQTGIDQMMIELDGTPNKGKLGANAILAVSMAVAKAAAEEAALPLFRYIGGTNAKVLPIPMMNILNGGAHADNKIDFQEFMVMPVGAPNFSEGLRWGVEIFHALKTVLKKKGYSTNVGDEGGFAPNIQSNEEAIETVLTAIEAAGYKAGTQIKIAMDAANSELWDSKKKKYVFHKSSGKEMTSEQLAKYWETWVKKYPICSIEDGMAEDDWAGWKMLTEAVGSKCQLVGDDLFVTNVTRLQQGIDKGIGNALLVKVNQIGTVTETINAVTLAQHNGYNTIMSHRSGETEDTTIADLAVALNCGQIKTGSASRTDRMAKYNQLIRIEELLGQSAVYPKGKVKFLK; encoded by the coding sequence ATGAGCTACATTTCCGAAATTTTTGCCCGCCAGATTCTTGACTCCAGAGGTAATCCAACCGTAGAGGTGGATGTTATCACCGATGAAGGAGCTTTAGGACGCGCGGCTGTTCCAAGCGGAGCAAGTACTGGTATCCATGAAGCAGTTGAACTGCGCGATAATGATAAAAAGAAATATGTAGGGAAAGGGGTCATCAAGGCCGTAAAGAATGTAAACGATACGATCGCCCCCGCCTTGCTGGGTTATGATGTGGCCGATCAAACCGGTATCGACCAGATGATGATCGAACTGGATGGCACGCCCAATAAAGGAAAGCTGGGAGCCAATGCAATTTTGGCCGTGAGCATGGCTGTAGCCAAAGCCGCTGCGGAAGAAGCCGCACTTCCCCTTTTCCGGTATATCGGTGGCACCAATGCCAAGGTACTCCCCATCCCCATGATGAATATCCTGAATGGTGGTGCGCATGCCGACAATAAGATCGATTTTCAGGAATTCATGGTCATGCCCGTTGGCGCTCCTAATTTCAGCGAAGGACTTCGCTGGGGTGTGGAGATCTTCCATGCACTGAAGACCGTATTAAAGAAAAAAGGATACAGCACCAATGTGGGTGATGAAGGTGGTTTTGCCCCCAACATCCAAAGCAACGAAGAAGCGATCGAGACCGTTCTTACCGCCATTGAAGCCGCCGGATATAAAGCAGGCACACAGATCAAAATTGCAATGGATGCTGCCAACAGCGAACTCTGGGACAGCAAGAAGAAAAAATATGTTTTCCATAAAAGCAGTGGCAAAGAAATGACCAGTGAACAACTGGCCAAATACTGGGAAACCTGGGTGAAAAAATATCCGATCTGCAGTATTGAAGATGGTATGGCCGAAGATGATTGGGCTGGTTGGAAAATGCTCACCGAAGCCGTTGGTTCCAAATGTCAATTGGTAGGCGATGACCTTTTCGTTACCAACGTAACCCGTTTGCAACAAGGAATTGACAAAGGGATCGGAAACGCCCTGCTGGTAAAAGTAAACCAGATCGGTACCGTTACCGAAACCATCAATGCCGTTACGCTCGCACAACACAATGGCTACAACACTATCATGAGCCATCGCAGCGGCGAAACGGAAGACACCACCATTGCTGACCTGGCTGTAGCACTGAATTGTGGACAGATCAAAACCGGATCCGCTTCCCGTACCGATCGCATGGCCAAATACAACCAACTCATCCGCATCGAAGAGTTGCTGGGTCAAAGCGCCGTGTATCCGAAAGGGAAGGTGAAGTTTTTAAAATAG
- the nth gene encoding endonuclease III: MTRKERFQFVIDYFSTHVPEAETELIYDSPYQLLVAVILSAQCTDKRVNLTTPALFEAYPDPHTLAGASVEELFPYIRSISYPNNKTKHLIGMAQKLMQDFNGQVPLTVDELVKLPGVGRKTANVITSVIDKQPNMAVDTHVFRVSRRIGLVPQTASTPLAVEKELIKHIPKELIHKAHHWLILHGRYICVARTPRCEQCGLQSACRYFQGRK; the protein is encoded by the coding sequence ATGACCCGCAAAGAACGATTTCAATTCGTCATCGACTATTTCTCCACGCATGTGCCCGAGGCCGAAACAGAATTGATCTATGACAGCCCCTATCAATTGCTCGTCGCCGTCATCCTTTCTGCCCAATGCACCGATAAACGGGTCAACCTGACCACGCCCGCCTTATTTGAAGCCTATCCCGATCCACACACCCTTGCCGGCGCAAGCGTCGAAGAGCTGTTTCCCTATATCCGAAGCATTTCCTATCCAAACAATAAGACCAAACACCTGATCGGTATGGCCCAAAAATTAATGCAGGATTTTAATGGGCAGGTTCCGCTGACCGTGGATGAATTGGTTAAACTACCCGGTGTAGGAAGAAAAACCGCCAACGTTATTACCTCCGTAATCGACAAACAACCCAATATGGCGGTGGATACCCATGTATTTCGTGTCAGCAGACGAATCGGCCTCGTACCACAAACCGCTTCCACCCCCCTGGCCGTAGAAAAAGAACTGATCAAACATATTCCCAAAGAACTCATTCACAAAGCCCACCACTGGCTTATTCTGCATGGACGATACATATGCGTTGCCCGCACACCCAGGTGTGAGCAGTGTGGATTGCAGTCGGCTTGCCGGTATTTTCAGGGAAGGAAGTGA
- a CDS encoding gliding motility-associated C-terminal domain-containing protein, whose product MNLQPLKTSSRILFCCALILGWQSLFAQLPPLQWANKYGGSTVDIPFVIKMTSDGGTIVAGYTDSKDGHVTNLASRDYWDLWVAKLDRCGNIEWQRAWGGSGYESARDIEQTADGGYIVLGETNSTDGGVVAGYGGTKDIWLLKLDATGNLQWQKRYGGSGLDIGNHLQILDDGSFLIAASSSSNNGDITGNHGTGGYTDGVIMRINASGGMVWSKCFGGTKNEELLDFEIINNRIYLAGYANSTDGDIPPSQKNYDVWLLAIDLNGNKIYSKVYGGAQNDVAYAMSRATDGSLTLAGYTTSNDGDVSGAKGSQDYWVVNIGTNGTLNWQKVLGGSDAEYANALLTDTDGGYLIGGISYSNDGDVTGALGEGDYWVVKLDATGNMLWTENRGGSTNDHLRFMVYNPTQDEYYLAGDSDSYDGDFIDGQGETDFAVLKFKRPMRDTTDSVVCNLANFVSPLDTLFDACGYDSVYLSYRPVLLTSPFELLKKRDTIFAGESITLPSAGNGTISWDPNPTLSCTTCPNPIATPTVTTVYRANNSLAQDCSVSDQFTVVVLNEALVHIPTAFTPNGDGKNDFFGPIGKVPPGYSMQVYNRNGELVFKSQSLYDRWDGVFRGKPQPVGVFIYYVKYLDLQNKMHQEKGTLVLIR is encoded by the coding sequence ATGAACCTCCAACCGCTGAAAACCTCATCCCGTATCCTGTTTTGCTGTGCCCTTATATTGGGCTGGCAAAGTCTGTTTGCACAATTACCTCCGCTTCAATGGGCGAATAAATACGGTGGTTCCACTGTTGACATTCCATTTGTTATAAAAATGACCAGTGATGGCGGTACCATCGTGGCGGGTTATACCGATTCAAAGGATGGTCATGTTACCAATCTGGCTTCCCGTGATTATTGGGACCTCTGGGTCGCCAAACTCGACCGCTGTGGAAATATCGAATGGCAAAGAGCCTGGGGTGGGAGCGGCTATGAATCAGCCCGTGACATTGAACAAACCGCCGATGGCGGTTATATTGTTTTAGGGGAAACCAATTCCACCGATGGTGGAGTTGTAGCCGGATATGGAGGCACCAAAGATATCTGGCTCCTGAAACTCGATGCCACTGGCAACCTGCAATGGCAAAAAAGATATGGTGGCAGTGGGCTGGATATCGGTAACCATCTACAGATACTGGATGATGGCTCTTTTCTCATTGCCGCTTCTTCCTCATCCAATAATGGAGACATCACCGGCAACCATGGAACCGGAGGTTATACAGATGGCGTCATCATGCGCATCAACGCATCGGGGGGTATGGTATGGAGTAAATGTTTTGGCGGCACAAAAAATGAAGAACTCCTCGATTTTGAGATCATCAATAACCGCATCTACCTTGCCGGATATGCCAACTCCACCGATGGAGATATTCCACCCAGCCAGAAAAACTATGACGTATGGCTCCTGGCCATTGACCTCAACGGAAATAAAATTTACAGTAAAGTATATGGCGGCGCTCAAAATGATGTGGCCTATGCCATGAGCCGTGCTACCGATGGTTCTCTTACCCTCGCTGGCTATACCACCTCGAATGACGGAGATGTAAGTGGCGCCAAAGGCAGCCAGGATTATTGGGTGGTGAATATTGGTACCAATGGTACACTCAACTGGCAAAAAGTATTAGGCGGTTCTGATGCAGAATATGCCAATGCCCTACTGACCGATACCGATGGTGGATACCTGATCGGCGGGATCTCCTATTCCAACGATGGCGATGTAACAGGTGCCCTTGGAGAAGGGGATTATTGGGTGGTGAAACTCGATGCTACGGGCAATATGCTTTGGACCGAGAACCGGGGTGGTAGTACAAATGACCATCTCCGTTTTATGGTGTACAACCCCACACAGGATGAGTACTACCTGGCCGGTGATTCCGATTCATACGATGGTGATTTCATCGACGGTCAGGGCGAAACTGATTTTGCGGTACTCAAATTCAAGAGACCTATGCGGGATACCACAGACTCCGTGGTTTGCAATCTTGCCAACTTTGTTTCTCCCCTCGACACATTATTTGATGCCTGTGGATATGACTCGGTCTATCTGAGTTATCGCCCGGTATTACTAACCAGTCCCTTTGAATTATTGAAAAAAAGAGATACCATTTTCGCAGGAGAATCCATCACCCTTCCCTCTGCCGGAAATGGAACCATCAGCTGGGATCCAAACCCCACCCTGAGTTGTACTACTTGTCCTAACCCGATAGCCACCCCAACAGTAACCACGGTTTACCGTGCTAATAATTCACTGGCACAGGATTGTAGCGTAAGCGATCAGTTCACAGTGGTGGTACTCAACGAGGCTCTAGTACATATTCCTACGGCGTTTACACCAAACGGAGATGGAAAGAATGATTTCTTTGGCCCGATCGGTAAAGTACCACCAGGCTACTCGATGCAGGTCTATAATCGAAATGGAGAACTGGTTTTTAAAAGCCAGTCATTATACGACCGTTGGGATGGCGTGTTTCGTGGAAAGCCCCAACCGGTTGGTGTATTTATCTATTATGTAAAATACCTGGACCTGCAGAATAAGATGCACCAGGAAAAAGGAACCCTGGTATTGATCCGATAA